The window taagaaatataagcacaaccatgaaagtgaccatcttgaccaccatacatatcacacacattccgcacataagattgagttggtgcacataactcggtcttgggaatattttgataatgtTGCCCTGGGTGGTTTCCTCCaccaatatgcataaggaggatcaaaagtagaattcccaacatcaaaactctcataattccaagatttTATGTCTCtcaagtcaaaaataaaaaataaacaaatacaagaaaacaaaaataaaagttcaaacttgcaacctaaaaatatgtacacctacaactacaccgttagttctccggcaacggcgccaaatttgatcacgcccaactatgccttataaaaaggactaagcggtcgttgcaaatataatccggtttataaGTCCGCagtcgaatcccatagggaactaaggcttagctacagttgttcaatatcgctaagaaacacaagtccaaataatttcctaattataaagattataatgtttatttttatctaattaactaacaaatactagaaagcagtaaaactatcaattaacaaggataaggattggagacaagattaaggaggtctagagttatgatttcccctattgtcggaatcctttatgctacattttctataaattcgcctaagtattctctatcgatcatgagcgctctaactgtcgtaactctctcccgagtaattacctcaatttactagacatattcttccgaattacgctagttggcattaagtacggctcactcggatcgcacccaaggtttcgttatccctaatcccacttttaaacccttcgtattgatccctcatatacgttaggagtgatgttgttcaacaactacctaaatatgcactctctcccgagtaatacacactaaataggcacagtcgattgagagctcttcaaccaaccacaataataacgtagttgaacaaatagagaaaatactacatcaaatcaaatctatattaacgtaacaggagaatcatcctccaataggttccatcaaaaccctagataacaaattagctattcataatagtatgcataactacaatacttgaattcataaccaataatgaaaataggaagaaagaagtgaaaaactcgtagaagaattctccgccttgctcctagtgtgttcttgcctccttaggccgaatccctagtctccttagcctccttaggtctaaattatgtcaaaagtatgtcTTCCCCCTTAAAATagcgtttttacatgtatttataccaagtagggtcgggcccagacgaaaatacCTTCTCCCGCGCGAAGTAGGACTCTGGCTCTGTAAAATTTGCACAGGTGCgctgcatggggcgacgcgccacgCGGCGTGCTTGTGGGGAAGTTCagagagctgattctaacaggtTGCAGGAAATTTCCATAGGCGCGGCGCATGGTGCGGCGGGGAATTcgcaaaaatgcaaaacatgaatgttgtagccctttcaaatagcttttcaacgatatattgtggagcccaaacgaagttctgagcgaaaagttatgtgcattttactagacaatgcgccatatgcccgctcgattctccgtttcgttcttaactatcatccgttgatccccgaacacgatcccggcttaattccttaggcttttactcagacttcaaagctctaaatcacttgaattcattccataacatctacatagctcggaatcattcctacaaggcataaaatacacaatctaatgcaaaacactagcgattatagctcaaactcaattaaagtgtagtataTTAAAAtgtaataagtgactaaaatacgcaattatagcctattatcAAGATGCAGTGTTATTGGGCATTGTCCAGGAGATTCCAGCCTGATTGAGATAGAAATGCCAAAGTTGAGTAGTGACTGAACAGTGTATAAAGAGATGGGAAACTGACTCCCCATCTTTGCCACATAGACTGCACTTAGCATGTAGCTGAATTCCTCTCCTAATAAGATTATCCTGAGTTAGAACAGCTTCCCTTGCTACTAACCATGTGAAGCATAAGACTTTTGTGGGCGCCCTGACCCTCCAAATTTGTTTCCATGGCCATCCTTGAGTAGGATTAGGAGTATTGTTGATGAAGTGATAAGCAGATTTCACTGAAAAGGATCCTGATTTGTGACCCTTCCACATTAAAGTATCTTCCTCTTCTGTGAGACCTTGGAAAGTTTCTAAGGTCTCCCAGAAATCTGCCACACTTTGCAACTCCAAGTTATTTAAGTTCCTTCTGAAAACAATGTTCCACCCATGTGTGGATTTTGCTTCTGCTACTGAAATTCTTGGATTCGTAGCAATGTTATACAAGTTTGGAAACTGATCTTTCAGAGGAGTGTGCCCAAACCATGTGTCACACCAGAAGAGAACTCTTCTTCCATTTCCAACCTTGATGCTAGAACTCTTGTATGTAGTTTGGATCTTATCTGTCTGAAGATTGTAAAGCTTCCACCTCATGATCCATTCTTTGCGAAGATTCCCTGAGTTGTGCATATTTTCTTGTTCTTTAGATTTCCCACTATATTTACTCTTTTAGGTACTCTTAGTCAGTTATTCAATAAACTTTTAGATGTTTGCCTTCAGAAAGACATCCTGATTTCTGAGTTTAGTTGTAGGACATTTTTGACTTGTTGACCTTTTTTTTTCTCCCACCCTTCTCAGACCTCACTTGTAGGAtcacactgggtatgttgttgttgttgttgacctttttttctctttccttttttttgggGATTGAAAGTTTGAAATTCAGAAAACCAATTTATGCTCCCCTCCCCcaacccccccaaaaaaaaaaaagcaaaagaaaagaataaaagaaaatagctGTATTTTTTTTGTTGCAAAATCCAGGTTTCTCATAGCTAACGCAAAGATCATAATCCTCCTTTATATCCTTTTTGTGTAGTAGGTTAATTTTCTGTTTGGAGGGTTTGCTGTGAAAATGGATGCTTTTCACTTTGATGACGTTATCAAGGTTCATAAGGTGAATTTTAATGGCAGTAAGTATGACAAAGGTACTATCTCTTTGATTGCTCCATACAATCTTGATACCATTCACAGTGGTTTGGAACCAGGTGGTGCTAGGATGATTGTTGGTCTCCAAGCACACCCTCTGTCTCTATATTGTTTCATTCTTCTCGTGggatttcatttttatttttttcccttgGTTATGGGTAAGATGCAGAGAGTAATCAGGAAGAGTGTGATATCTCCTACCAGATATGCTGCATTACAAGTTGGGCTGCATTGTTACTTTATGGTGAATAGAGTTCATTTAGATGCCATTTAGGCTCATTATTAAACTGTGGACACTCTTAATGCATGCGGAAAATCTAATGATCTTATAGCTTGGTGATGTACTTTATTTGAAGGGATTTAGATGAAAAAAGCATACAATGAAAATGTCATAGTATATTTTGGTAAGGAGAGTTTTATATCAAAAACGATTTCATGTTTTTAGTAGCTTTTGAAGGGATTAGTGCAATTGCAATGGAATCTTATTACCGATGCAATAACCAAAAAGTTTTCACCACGAGCTGACAAAACCTCCTTCAGCCTTCTCTCATGTATTCCTTTTCTCGTGTTTTTTGTCCACAGAGTTTGGAGTTTGGAATCTGGAATTACTGATGAAATTTTTTGCTTGCTCATAATCTATTGATCTTTATTTAGTGGATGATTATCATGGCTTCCAGTGTCTAAAGCTGGTATCATATTAAAATTTTACATTCTTTTTGAGAAACAGAAAATATTGATGTTGGTGAGTAGTTGAGTACCATGATAGAAACCTGGTGCATGTCTGGTAGTGACTGAATCTCGTAGCTCCTCTCCAAGAACAAGAAtggtactccctctgttccaatttatgtgaacctatttcctttttggtccgttccaaaaagaatgaaccctttctaaatttggtaacaatttagcttaaagttacaactttacccttaatgagaagcttttataaccacacaaatactctgggccccatttggacttgtttaggaccacaaattccaaaagtctttatttttttcttaaactccgtgcccagtcaaacaggttcacataaattggaacggagggagtatatcaGTTTGTGGTGTTTTGATAAAAGGATGGCTTTTTGGAAGAGAAGAGAAGTAGAAAAATGGTTGTTTTTAATGTATAAAGTTTCTAATGCATAATTTGCAATACTAAATCTGAAGGCGAtgctttctgaaatatataaataattaagTAGATCAGTCTGTAGTTAGAAGAAAAGGTTATTTAGTTTGGACTTTTGCAGACAAAAATCAGGATAATCCATAATTTATTGGTTTCTATGTGAACTTTTTCCAATCCACATTTGCTGGCTGTTTGTTTTTAAACTAAAATATGATGTGGTTCTAGATTCCTACAGTGATGTAAATTAATATAGAGGAGCGTTACGTGTGCTTTTTGCTGTCTAGAGTACATTTCTTCTGATTTATTTTGGGGGTGCATTGGGATTTTGGTAAGGCGATAAAATGGTTTCATCGACTCTGTTGATTGATCAGCTGTTGCATTTCTATGTAATTGGTCCTTTAACTGAAGCTTCTCAATTTCTTCAGTTTCTCGCATAGAAGCAGAAAGTCAAGATGGAAACACATTTTGCCAGCTAGTGATCATCCGAGAGTTATATTCTGTTCATCCGAATGAATTGTATAGGATGGTTATTTCAGAGGTAGACAAAGACAATCCTGATGAGTCAGATTTTGCTGGCTATCTTCCTGAGGTATCTGTCCCATTTACTTATTGAGATGCATCTgcatctttttctttaattatcttGCAAAGTGTCATCTGATGGCCAAGAAAATTTTGGGTATACGCTCTACGAATTTTTTTTGTGGGGACAAGAAAACTGGTCCTCATCTGAAGAGTCCTAATATGCTCTATGATTTGTTAATCTCAAACCTTTTATTTTCAGATCTCAGCACAGATTGCTTGCTGAGTTCATATACATATTTGGCGATGAATTCATAATTTTGACCttgtacaatagacccttgtggtccagtCCTTTCccggaccccgcacatagcggAGCTTAGTGCACTGGACTGCCCTTTTAGTTCAACGGTCTCAAAGGCTAAGATTGAAGCAGCTTTTGATTATAAAGCCATGTGGTCGGTTTTCATTTTCTTGACTTCTTGGAGTGGCCAAATATCCTTATTTCCTTATTAACCATTCAAGAAAATACTGGAAGCATGTTTGCGGTGTAAATCTTTTTTTATTACCTCAAGGCTTTTGACAATTTTAAAGTGTAGTTCAGAGTTGTGGCTGCGCCTTTTAGATTGCCTAAACTTACTCTAtgccttttttattttcttcaattgcagGGAAAGCAGAAATCACCTGCGGACCAATTCGAATTCATCATGCAAGGGAAAGTGTATAATGTCTCAACGGATACATCAGGATCTGACACTAAAGCGTATGTAGTATATTCTACTTGCCCCACTTCTTCATAACTTCTATGAAATTGCTAGCTAGTTTCAACTTTCAAGATGTTCTGTGGATTGAAGAAAGAAGAGCCAAAAAACATAAGAGGAATTGACAGATGCATTACCTTCTTTATTTCCCTCATGTCTATTTTCTTCTGTTCTATAAGTTTGGGAGTAATTTGCCATTTATCTGCTCTTGGTTGTCTTATCCTATTGTCACTGAACAAACAACTCCAAACCTTGGCCTTTGTTCAATTATGTGGTAAACTGAAAGCTCCCCGTGGATCCCGTTGTAGTTTAAAGGATGCTAATGGTACATTTTATGGCCTTTCATGAGGATAAGCTTGTCATAGCATCATTATTGTTCCGCATATTCTCAAAGGTTAAGCTTAGAGATCCAAATCTTTAGACGATCTATTAATAATTTGTATCTTCTCTTTTGTGTTCAGAGTGGTTCATATCTCCTTTGGTGGACTTCAGTTTATGCTGAAAAGTGACCCAGCCAAGTTGCAAAGGTTTAAGCGGGGCCAGAGGATCCTTCTTCTTATGACGAAGCTGTGAAAGCGGTTGTGCTGCTGCAGTGGGAGCCTCAAGTGCAGTGAGTTTCAGATACCGAATGcctaaacaaaacaaaaaacttgGAGTGCAATTTCATGTCAAGTGAAGAGACAttcattttattttccttcatatgTTGGGGGTAGATGGGCTGTTTTAGAGGGTAGCAAGAGACCCTTCTGGCCAGAATTGCGCTTATTCCGTTGATTATATTACTTGTTTCTCTATTTGAAACCTTTATTTTTGACTCAAAACAAATCTTATTGATATTTTAATCTGCATCTTTAAGGCAGATCATTGCACAAATTTCAGATTCGCCATTTTCAGTGAACTCCTAAACAAAAGCAATCAAATATTATGAACTAAAAGAGGGACTTTTCGACAATTACTCCCTTTGTCTCGTTTTGTTTGATGTAGTTTTCGTTTTAGTTCGTCATCTCTTTCCTCGAATTGTATACTTtgtcaatttcaaacttcaagtTAATACATAACAATTCTATTATATTATTACTTTGAATTTGATCTGGCATCCTTAATATTACTTGTATAGTTGTATCTACCACATTCAAATGTAATGAACTGTTCAATTTTTCTCCTAAAAGTCAAAGCATGCCATATAATATTGGATGAAAATTGCAAATATTTTTGGATAAATAGATTCTAAGGGGTAAATTCTTTTTATTCTCAGGTGATCAACCAAATAATGTGAATGAAGAGCTGAAAATTTGGAATACTTTTTACTCTAAGTCCTATTTTGTGTTAATGTAATACTTTGTTCTAACACTGTTCTTCACCCTATCTAATGTATTTTATAGTTCAAAAATATATTtgatgtaataataataataatgattatGGATTTATGGTGGTGATGGTAATGGTAACTATggtaaaataaaagtaataaaaatgcTAAATTATACACAAATGCATGAGAATAAAATATGTTTGCGTCATTATTTTTCTGATATACAAGTATTTTTTGTAACAGACATTTTTCTAGTAGTATTCTATAAAATTCATAGTTAGCTTTCAcattcttttcaatttttgttatttataaatatttgattTGTTTCAAAATGTCATATACGTGTTCAATAGATACATACCAAACAGCATATGGTGTTTAATAAGTCAGATCTAAGTTAAGGTATCTAAACAAAAAATAAAGCCAAATTTAGGGGGTCGTTGATGCATGTGGTCGAAATTTGGGGAGAGTTGGGCTTTTATGTCAAACTACGGGGAAGAAGtataattttcaaaactttggCTGCAGACGTAAATAAACGCTTTCCGTTTACAAAATACAGTTCTCTAAGCTTCAATAAAATTGCCGGTAAGCTATTCTCAGATTTTGTCAGTTTGCAATATAAACAAATTCTTCTTGGTTGGTATCCAATTCCTGAAGATATATATAGAATAGTTACTAATTCTAATTCTCTTTCTGCAACCAACATCAGCATTGAGTACTGCCCGCAAACTGTTTGATGAAATTCCTAGTCCAATGTGTCTCCTTCAATCGTTAAATACTTGttatttaattgattttttttgattttggaccaaaataaattGCGGGTATGCTGCATTTTGTTTTAATCCTTGGAAATAATTGAATttctattaaattattttttgctCAATATTGGgataaaaagtttttttttttacatgtGGGAATTGAGCTAAATATTATGGAAATTTACTCAAGTTTTTTGTGACAGAAGAGAGAAATGGCAAGAGGGTTGATATGGGCTACAGCAGAAGACTTGGCAAAGAATAGAGGAAGAGTTCTGTCTTTGTACAGGCAAATCTTGAGGAGCCTTAACTCACCTGCTTTGCCACTCAACTTAGCAGCTAGGCTTCAAAAGAAAGCTGAGGTTCGTGCCATGTTCATGTTGGGTTCCGAGGAACGATCCCTTCACAACATTCAAGATCTTATTGATGCTGCTGAATACTCTCTTTCCCTATTAAGAAGAGGAGAAATTCCAAAACACATTCAAGTTTATCAATAAGTCGGTCCAATTTTCTTGTGAGTATAAACCTCGTCGAAGAATCTTCTGCATGTGCTTTATTCCCTATATGCATATGtagtatgtttttttttcttgtcaGAACATATTCATTATGTACTGTTTCATTCAGCTGAACTTGAAGTCTTAGTTTTATTTCTTGCAAAGTGGTTCCTTTCGAAGTTCCAATTTCCGAATGATGAAAAATAAAGCAACTTTCTTATGACAAGAACAAGATATATAATGTGCAGAAGATTAATATTTAAGGGTTGGACAAGAATTGCAAGACATGACAGCTATTGAATACGTAATAATTCCGAATATTTGCCCAGTAGATCTCaattttttgataaaataaaaccTGAAAGATCTCATTAGTGTTTCAAAAGCTAATGGCAAGTCTATTTTGGTTTTATGCTTGGAATAGCTATAGCCCATAGGCATGTTACCCTTAGACCTGCTGTTTTAATTGGAGGCTTGAagcaattttgtttttatttttataatttagggGTCTTCTCTTGCAATCAGATTAACTCGTTTAGAGAAAGTCTTCATTTTTTAGTCACGGTTTTGCAGTAGATAAACTCATAAAAGTATAGCATGGTGGAAAAAAATTTAGCATGTTTTGGAAAATGCTGACAAGATGATCAAATGCATGCAAATaactaagtaaaataaaaaaaatgcttcacactgagtactcggatgggcaaaaatcgctcgctttatctttgcacgaaaacccttcgtgtcttcgggcaaagaggggcagttgtaagcacgtgatttttgccctatatgagaattactcccaaaaaattcaaaaaataaaataatttttcttggtgtgcaatttttgtgatattttgtgtaactatttgtatgtttgtctatacatgtttatttgttaaattaataaaaaaatacaaaaataggcatcttttgcatttttagcatttaatgtccaaatgaacaatgttatgcttaattattacttaattgtgcgttaattgttattggaagttaatttgcgcttttataacttaatttagttcttaataataatttaagtacttttataatttagttttagaaaaataaaagaagaaaagagaacaaaaatacaaagaaaaatcggattgggccacttcttcaatttcaaaccacaggcccaaataattgcccaactttccccatgacccggtccgtttcaaaccgggtcaatccggtccgctccattaacccaacaccccttgcGACAATAGTTTCTGGCAACCTAATAATAATTATCTTCTAATGGCTTCGTTAAGTTATAGTAGCATTTACCTGAATTTGAATCAAGAGCCGCGTGTAAGAATATTCTTGTGCAGGACTCTAATAAAATGATGGCGACAGTTcctttattttctctctttcagGGTTAGTTACATGATTTATTTCTTGCAATTTGCAACATATCATTGACTTCGAGATACTGACGTGTTCAAACAGGTTTGACCCAGCTTACATTGATATCTGTTGCAACTTAAAAGTCTTGTTGAAGATTTCACTTGAGCAGCGTGGGTGTTAAGCTTCTCCCAAGTGGTATCAGCATCCTGTAAATTGTTGGTAGAAATAGATGGTTGACCATTGATGGAGGGAGATGATCTATGACATTATTCTTCTAGAGTCCATTCACATGAGGATAGCAGTGTGCTACTTAATTATAGAGAATAACAttcctttcagttattgaattACTGAGATAGAGTATAACATTCCTTGTTCCTGCAGATGTTTACATAtgagaaaacaaagagaaattTCATTTAATCATGCATCAattttgggggtgggggtgggggtagtATCATGGATATCATAGTAACTAATTGAGATATTTCTCAACTTCTCATGTAACTTTCATTCTTCTATTCTGTGCTGTTAAAGTGAGACAGATGAGTTTATGTGCATTCAAGATTAGACTTTTGCTTTGCTTGATACCTGACTCAACTGCTTTCTGATGGAAAAATGAATAATTGATAGAGATGCAGTGGTTGTGGGAAATTGGAATAAGGCAATGGCATCTAAGTTCAGAGCCTTACTTTAAAAGAGCACATAAAAATTGCTTGAAAAgacaaaatatgaaaataaaattaaataaaggtCCTCCGATGGCATAACAATCAAATTACTATTTTGGAACAGTATGTCACTACTTGTAGTACCTCCTTTTGTAATGATGTATAAGTATATTTAATATTCTCTGTTAACggaaaaaagaaatcaaattactaTTTGTAGAGGCCAACTTCTCTGGAGTTCCCTAGGAATTTATCTCTCAAATTAAATGTCCAATCTTCTTGTTTTAAGTTGTATTCGTTTTTCTTCGAAAAATTAAATTGTTAGCTGTACTTTTTTATCCTATTATTGTCGACAAGGCATTTAGAAACTTGCTTTTGTTCTAAACACTCTTCACTTTTTCAAAAGATCTAAACATTATCTTTATGTGTGGGACGTTCTTTTGGAGTAACtgtataattttggatagataTGATGAATAATCttcgacaaaaaaaaaaaaaaaaaataaaaaaaaatctcctACTTTCAATTTGTAACGGTTTCAAAATATCAAGTTGATTTGTCTATTATATTAGTGATTGTGAAAGAAATATTTAGGGGTCTTTTGGTGTGATGGATAAGCTAAAATAGTCTTGGAATAAAAATTTACTACCGTCTTATCCCTTGTTTGGTTGCGAATCCTCAAATAAGTTATCCTATGATTAAAAATAGTACCGGGATAACTTAGCTAAGGAATTATTTCAGCCACAAAAAATTTCTTCCCGGCAGAGTTGGTTAAGATTCATGTAAATCCCACTAACGGTAACAGTTAGTAGTTATGGAGCTCAACATCTGAATCCTTCATACTGGCTGTATGCTTTGTGGAACAAGATATCAAATGTTATTACTTTCTGTTACATCCTTAAATGTTAGTAGCAATGCCACTTCTCAAGATCCTTCTGTGTTTCACAAACTCCAGACTTGCAAGTCAaccaaagaaataaaaaagatccAATCTTCAAACACTAAAATTAGTTCCGTACAGCACACCAAAATCATCTCTTTATCTTCTTCCCCAATACCCTCTAAGGAATTTAGCTATGTCCGCTCTCTTTTCTGTCAAATACATGACCCAGATATCACTCTTTGTAACTCCTTAATGAGATGTCTTTTAAGTTCTAAGTGCAAAGAATATGCTTTACTTGCATTACTAATGCATGTTGAAATGATGCGTAAAGGCTTAGTTTTGGATAAATATACGTACCCTCTTGTTCTTAACGCATGTGTACAGTTACGTGAGCTCAGACATGGCAGATCGGTTCATTCCCATGCGATAAAAACTGGGTTTGCGTTGGATTTGTATGTGATGAACAATTTGATTCGTCTGTATGGTGTTTGTGGGTGTGTTGGGAGTGTTAGGAAGGTGTTCGATAGAAGTCCTGAGAGAGATTTGGTATCTTGGACTACTTTGATTCAGGGGTATGTGGACAACGGGCATTTGAAGGAAGGAGTTGAGTTGTTCTTTGAAATGATTGAACATGGATTAAGGGCTGACGAAAGGATGATGGTCGTTGTGATATCTAGTTGTGCTAAATTAGGGGATTTGAGATTGGGCCAGAAGTTACACAAATATGTGCAGGGTCATAAGTTAAATTTTGATGTGTTTCTTGGGAATGCATTGGTGGATATGTACATAAAATGTGGTGAAACCGATATTGCTCTTAATGTTTTCCGAGAGATGCCAACGAGAAATGTGATCTCTTGGAATACATTAATATCTGGATTGGCTCAGAGAAGGGAGTTTAAACAGGCCTTGAATGCATTTAATGAAATGCAGGATCAAGGAGTAAAGCCTGATAAGAATACTTTAGTTGGTGTTCTTAATTCCTGCAGCAATTTAGGGGCACTAGAAGTTGGGAAATGGGTGCACACATATATAGACCGAAATCAGATACAAGTAGCAGGGTATGTTGGCAATGCGCTTGTAGATATGTATGCAAAATGTGGAAGCATGGACGACGCCCTTAGAGTTTTCGGAAGTATGAATACTAAAGATGTTTATTCATACACATCTGTGATAGTTGGGTTGGCCACACATGGTAAGGCGCGGATAGCActtaatttcttctataagatGCTCGCAATTGGCATACAACCAAATGGGGTCACTTTCGTGGGTGTTCTCACAGCTTGTAGTCACGGAGGATTGGTGGAAGAGGGCCATAAGCTTTTTGCAGATATGTGGAGAGTGCACAAATTAACACCTCAAATAGAGCATTATGGCTGTATGGTTGATCTGTTGAGTCGTGCAGGGTTGGTAGATGAAGCAGTAGAGTTCGTGGAAAACATGCCAATTGAACCGGATGCTTCTATTTGGGGATCAGTATTAGCAGCATGCAGGATCCAAGGAAGAGTTGAACTCGCTGAGCATGTGACTGAAAAACTTGTCAATATAGAGTCTGAAAAAGACGGTACATACATACTGATGTCAAACACATATGCTTCAGTCAGTAAATGGAGAGACGCTTTAAAAGTAAGAAGGGCAATGAAGAAACGGAAAATAAAGAAAGTTCCGGGATGTAGCTCCATTGAACTTGATGGCGTGGTTTCTGAATTTAGGAAGGGTGACAAAGCGCATCCAAGAAGTAAAGACATATATGCGACAGTTGAGCAACTGAAACTTCATTCAATTGGTACAGAGGCCTTCTCAAACGGAAATGAGCCCCTCATAGTTTGAATGGTGCAATGAAATTGGCAGCCTAATCTGTAAATGAAATTTGTCAAGTTGACCTCAGATATCACTTCTCGACTTAAATGGCATGAATTATTTAGAAGCTCTGCCTTTTCTCCTGATAAGGTTTAGAACAATTTCTTTGTACATTTTGCACCAAACATTTTAGTATAGTGAAGTATATTACACATGGATCGTGCACAACTCGTTACAAGAAACTTTAAGACATCATTTGTCTGATCATTGTTGGGATGCACTTTTGCACACCAAACATTACATATATAAGCAAAAGAAATAGTATGTGATATGCAGCTTGCCTTTAGATTTTGAAGGTGAATTAGTTGAGCAGCTGATCCAGTCAACTGCTACTTACCTTTCTAAGCATTATGGTTTGAAATCCAAAATTGTCAGTTAAAAGGTACTATATTTTACATGGCTGAGAAGTCGAAGAACTGGGAACAAAAGTTCAAGTTTCAGTAGAGGTAACATTACCGAGTATTTATGATGTTGGAAAATAACAGGTATCTGGTGGACTAGTGGAGGTGTACGTAAACTGGATtggaaacaaaaaaaagaaaaaagatcttGCCTTTTGCAAGTGTGTGAATAAACTTAGAGAAGGTGATGATATGTTTATCAGCGCAAACTGTGGAGGTTAATTTGGTTGCTGTGGCTAAGAGCCAAACAAAGATTTCTACACATTGCCTGCACACAAAGAATTCTTGTGAAACAAAGGCAATTGACGTACAAGGGAAGCATTCAGTTAGCTTGTTTCCCAGAGTTTGATACCTGGGAGCTAGGAGTTCAAGGTGGTAGTGCACTGTTACGTATAGGGAAGCATCATTTAGCTTGAAACAACAGAATTAATTAGAGAAAACTCATACGGACAAGACATGAGAGTT of the Nicotiana tabacum cultivar K326 chromosome 7, ASM71507v2, whole genome shotgun sequence genome contains:
- the LOC107796900 gene encoding pentatricopeptide repeat-containing protein At1g08070, chloroplastic-like, whose translation is MLCGTRYQMLLLSVTSLNVSSNATSQDPSVFHKLQTCKSTKEIKKIQSSNTKISSVQHTKIISLSSSPIPSKEFSYVRSLFCQIHDPDITLCNSLMRCLLSSKCKEYALLALLMHVEMMRKGLVLDKYTYPLVLNACVQLRELRHGRSVHSHAIKTGFALDLYVMNNLIRLYGVCGCVGSVRKVFDRSPERDLVSWTTLIQGYVDNGHLKEGVELFFEMIEHGLRADERMMVVVISSCAKLGDLRLGQKLHKYVQGHKLNFDVFLGNALVDMYIKCGETDIALNVFREMPTRNVISWNTLISGLAQRREFKQALNAFNEMQDQGVKPDKNTLVGVLNSCSNLGALEVGKWVHTYIDRNQIQVAGYVGNALVDMYAKCGSMDDALRVFGSMNTKDVYSYTSVIVGLATHGKARIALNFFYKMLAIGIQPNGVTFVGVLTACSHGGLVEEGHKLFADMWRVHKLTPQIEHYGCMVDLLSRAGLVDEAVEFVENMPIEPDASIWGSVLAACRIQGRVELAEHVTEKLVNIESEKDGTYILMSNTYASVSKWRDALKVRRAMKKRKIKKVPGCSSIELDGVVSEFRKGDKAHPRSKDIYATVEQLKLHSIGTEAFSNGNEPLIV